ATATTGATTTTGGTATATGGCCTCATTCTGTCTTTCTCCTGAAAGGAGAAAGGACCAACCCGCCGATGCCGCAGCTTCCTACGGAGATGAGGCGGTTCAAACTTCACTCTTATGATTCTATCTCCATGTCCACTCGTATTAGGTATCACGCGTTCCCCGGCGCCGTGCCGGTCGCCGTCATGTCCTGGGCCGCGTACGCGGCGACGGCTTCGTCGGCGGCGCGGGCGCGGGTGAGGGCATCCACGACCTCGACCAGGCGATGGCCGGGGATGGCGGCGGTCATTTCGTCGTTGCCCATGCCCGTGCGCACGCGCGAGACCATGCAGCCCAGCGACATCGCCACCTCGCCGTGGCGCGCGGCGATGGGAATGATGTGGCACTGCGGCTTGCCTTCCGTGCGCGCCTGCGGCCACGCGTCCTTGAGCACCATCGCGCCCTTGGCGTTGAGGCGGAGGAAGACGACGTCCGGCACGTCGGGCGACTCCGCCAGCGGACCGTAGACGATGGCGCCCGGCTTCTCCGCCATCGCCGGCACCTGGGCGAGATCGCTCTCCGCCACCCAGCCGGCGTCCACGAGCGCCGCCACGTCGCCCTGCCCGGCGGCTTCACCGAGCGACACCAGCCCGTGCGTGTAGCTGCCCACGCTGCAATTGGCGTGGTCCGCCGGCTTGGTCGCGAAGGTGCGCTGACCGGCGTGCATCCAGAACACGCACCCGGCCGCCACGGGCGGACCGCCGCCGTCGTCCTCGGCGAACACGGGCACGCCCTCGGGCGCGTCGGCCAGGAAGCGGATGGCGATGGGCGCCGCGGCGGGGCGCAGGCTGTTCGCCAGCTCGCGGCTGACCTGGGCCGGGTCGAGGGACATGACACACTCCGAAACGGAGGAAGGTGGCGCGGTTCACGCCCGCGTGACCTAGCAGCCGCACCCACGCCCGTCCACCGCGTGCCGTGTGGGGTCGCTTACCCCCACGCCGCCTGGGTTTGTTCGCGCGCGGCGGCGGTGCCACCTTCCCCGCCAGCAAGCAGGGAGTGGCTGGATGCGCGTGTGCCTGATCTCCACCTACGAGCTGGGCCATCAGCCCTTCGCCCTCGCCAGCCCGGCGCGCTGGCTGGCGGACGAGGGCGCGGACGTGACCTGCACCGATCTGGCCGTGGAATGCCTGGACGAGGCCGCGCTCGCCGAAGCCGGGCTGATCGCCATCCATCTGTCGATGCACACGGCCACGCGCATCGCCGCCGCGGCGGTTCCGAAGATCCGCGCCATCAATCCCGACGCGCACCTGTGCTTCTACGGGCTCTACGCGCCCGTCAACGACGCCTATCTGCGAGAAACCCTGGGCGGGCAGAGCGTGCTCGGCGGCGAGGTCGAGGGCGAGCTGGTGCGCCTCTACCGCCACCTCGCCCACGGTGAGCCCTGGGACGGCGGCGACGGCGTGGCGCTCATCAAGCACCGCTTCAAGGTGCCCCGGCGCGAGGGCCTGCCCTCGCTGGACAACTACGCCACGCTCGACCCCGGCGACGGCTCGCAGGTCACGGTCGGCTACACCGAAGCCTCGCGCGGCTGCAAGCACCTGTGCCGCCACTGCCCCGTGGTGCCGGTCTACAACGGGCGCTTCTTCATCGTCTCGCGCGAGGTCGTGCTGGAGGACTGCCGCCGCCAGATCGCCGACGGCGCGCGGCACATCACCTTCGGCGACCCGGACTTCTTCAACGGCCCCGGCCACGCGCTCAAGCTGGTGGAGGCGTTCCACGGAGAATTTCCCGAGGTGACCTACGACGCCACGATCAAGGTGGAGCACCTGCACCAGCACGCGGATAAGCTGGCGCGCCTGCGCGCGACCGGCTGCCTCTTCGTCACCACGGCCGTGGAATCCGTGAACGACGAGGTGCTCGCCAAGCTGGACAAGGGCCACACGCGCGCGGACTTCATCGCCGCCGTGCGCGCGGCCGACGCGGCGGGGCTGACGCTCTCGCCCACCTTCATCCCCTTCCATCCCTGGGCCACGCCCGAGGGCTACCTGGACCTGCTGCAGCTTCTCGCCGAGCTGGACCTGATCGAGAACGTGGCGCCCATCCAGCTTTCCATCCGCCTGCTCATCCCGCAGGGCAGCCGCATCCTGGAGCTGGACGACATCCACCGCTACCTGGACGGCTTCGACGCCGAGAAGCTCTCCTACCGCTGGTCGGCCGGCGATCCGCGCGCGGACGCCCTGCAAGCCGAGGTGCGCGACGCCGTGCAGCAGGGCGAGCGCGAGGGCGCGGGCCGGCGCGCCGTCTTCCAGCGCATCTGGGAGCTGGCGCACGCGGCCTGCGGGCGCACCGCGCCGCCGCTGCCGGTGTCCCACCACACGGGCGGCGTGCCGGCGATGAGCGAGCCCTGGTACTGCTGCGCCGAGCCCACCGAGGAGCAACTGGCGCAGGTGTAGCGGCGGCGCGCCGCGGTCCCCGGCTGGATGGCCATGAACCCGGTTCTGCTGCTCATTCCCACCACCTCCTACCGCGCCGAGGCCTTCCTGGAGGCCGCGCGGGCCGAGGACGTGCCCGTCGTGGTCGGGTCCGACCGCGCGCCCGTGCTCGCCCAGCTCACGGGCGGCGGGCTGCACGTCGATCTCAGCGATGCCGAGATTGCGGCCGAGCAGATCGCCGCGTTCCACGCCGGGCAGCCGCTGGCCGCCATCGTGGGCGTGGACGAGGGCACGGCGGCCGTCGCCGCGCGCGCCAGCCAGGCCCTGGGCCTGCCGCACAACCCGCCCGGCGCCGCCGCGGCGGCCAGCCACAAGGCACGCTTCCGCGAAGCCCTCTGGGCCGCCGGCGTGCCGCAGCCGACCTACCGCGTGATTTCACCCGAGGAGACGGGCGCCGAGGCGGCGCGGCGCATCAACCACTACCCGGCCGTGCTCAAGCCCGTGGGACTGGCCGGCAGCCGCGGCGTGCTGAAGGTGGAGGACAGCGGCGACTTCGCCCCGGCGCTGGAGCGCGTGCGCGCCATCGCCGCCGACACCGATCCGGCCACGGGCCTGAACCCGAGCCGCGAGGTCGTGGCGGAAGCCTATCTGCCCGGCGGCGAGGTTGCACTGGAAGGGCTGCTGCTCAACGGCACGCTCCACGTGCTCGCGCTCTTCGACAAGCCCGAGCCCATGGAAGGCCCCACCTTCGAGGAGACGATCTTCACCACGCCCTCGCGCCTGCCGGATGAAACCCAGGCGGCGGTGCGCCGGCGCACGGAAGAGGCGGTGGCCGCGCTGGGGCTTGCGGAGGGGCCGATCCACGCCGAGCTGCGCCTGACCCCCGACGAGGGGCCGGTGCCGCTGGAAGTGGCGCCGCGCTCGATCGGCGGGTTGTGCGGGCGCGTGCTGCGCTTCGGCACGGGACTCAGCCTGGAGGCGCTGATCCTGCGCCACGCCCTGGGCCGCGTCCCCGACCCCCCTGCGCGCGAGGCCGCGCCCGTGGGCGTGATGATGCTGCCGGTGCCGGAGGCCGGGGTGTTCGCCCGCATGGACGGCCTGGACGAAGCGCGCGCGCTCGACGGCGTGGACGAGATCAGCGTCACCGTTGCGCCCGGCACGCCGGTTCGACCGCTTCCCGACGGCGACCGCTACCTCGGCTTCATCTTCGCCCACGCTCCCGACCCCGAACGAGTCACGGACACGCTGCAACGCGCCGCCCACATGCTCAAGCCCGTCATCACGGCCGGTTAGCGCAAGCGCCGCGCCGGTCCACCGTGCTCACCCGCACAAGCTTTCCGCGGGAATCCCTGCGGTGCCCGGACAGGGCTGCCGGGCGCACACGCAATGGCATCGTCTCACCTTCGGGTGATAGGTTTCCCCGATCACGCACCCACCATGACCCCGAGGCCCCCGCGTCATGGCGACATCCGGTTGGCGATCCCTGTCTCGGCAGGCCGCGGACTCCGCGCTGGCGGCGGCGTTTCCCCGGGCCGATCCGGACCATCTGCACGAGGCGATCGGCCAGTACGACCATGTCACGCGCCTGCCCAACCGGGTCCCCTTTCTGGACCATCTCTCGGCGGCGCTGGACCGGATGCGCGCGGACACCCGCCCGCGCACCCTCGTGCTGGTCACGCTGTCGGACGCGCATCACTTCAACGCCGTGCTGCGCGCCCTGGGCCATGCCTTCTCCGAGGACTTCATCCGCGCCGGCACCGACCGCGTGGCCGCCTGTCTCGACGGCGACACCCGGATCTTCCACGTCAGCGTCCTCAGCCTCGCCTTCGTGGTGAACCGGGACGCGGCCCGCGCCCCCCAGGACGTGGCCCAGGCCATCGACCGGGCGTTCGCCGACCCGCTCGTCGTGCAGGACATCCCCATCCGGTCGAACGTCGGGGTGGGCCTGGTCAACCTCGCGGCGGACGTGACCAGCCCCGCCGAGGCGCTGCGCGCGGCCCTGACCGCGGCCCAGGACAGCCGCAACCGCAGCGATGCCTTCGCCTACTACGATCCGCACACCGACGCCGCGCACCAGCGCGCGTTCCGGATCCTGACCGATCTGCCCAAGGCGCTGGAAGCCTCGGACCAGCTGCGCCTGCACTACCAGCCGCGCCTGGACCTCACCTCGGACAGCTGCGGCTGCGCCGAGGCGCTGATCCGCTGGCACCACCCCGAGTTGGGCTGGGTGTCGCCCGGGGAGTTCATGCCGCTGGTGGAAACCACCGCCCTGATCCAGCCGCTCACGGCCTTCGTGCTGGAAACCGCGATCCGGCAGGCGCGCGCCTGGCACGACGCCGGCCACGCGATGAAGGTTTCGGTGAACGTCTCGCCCCGCAACCTCGCCGAGCCCGACTTCCTGGAGCGCGTCCAAACGCTGTTGGACCGGCACGGCGTCGATCCGGCCATGCTGGAATTCGAGTTCACCGAGGGCGCCGTCTCCCCGGACAACGCCACCACGCTCGCCAACCTGCGACGCGTGCGCGAGCTGGGAATCGAGGTGGCGATCGACGACTTCGGCAGCGGCTATTCCAACATGGCTTATCTGACCAAGATTCCCGCCGACATCGTGAAAATCGACAAGGCCTTCGTGCTCAGCCTGGACTCCAGCGAGCAGGACCGCTTCCTCACCCACAAGATCGCCGACCTGGCGCGCGGGTTGGGCTTTCACGTCGTCGGCGAGGGTGTGGAATCCGCGCGGGCCTACGCCTTCCTGCGCGACATCGGCTGCCGCGAGGCCCAGGGCTTCCATCTCAGCAAGCCGCTGCCGCCGGCGGAGCTGGAAGCCTGGCTGAACGGGTAACGCGGGGTCAGGCGGAGGCCGCTTCCGGCGTTTGGACGCGATTGGGTGGGAAGGCGACGCGGATCTCGGTTCCCTTGCCGGGCTCGGAGTCGACCTCGATCTCGGCCCGGTGCAGCACGGCCAGCCGCCGGCTGATCGGCAGGCCAAGGCCCGCCCCCTCGTCGCGGCCGCGCGTCAGCCGCACGGACTCGTCGCGCTGGAACGGCGCGAAGAGTCGCTTTTGCTGCGCCGCGCTCATGCCCGGACCCTCGTCGGCCACGGTGAAGGTGAACCCGCCGTCGCCGGTCTGCACGCCGGTGACGCGCACGATGCCCCCGTCCGGGCTGGCGGAGATGGCGTTGGCGACGAGGTTGATGAGGATCTGCCGCACCGCGCGCCGGTCGGCATACAGGCGCAGCGCCGGCATTGTGTCCGCCTTGAGCGCCACGCCGCGGGCCTGGGCGCGTTGGCGGGTGAGGCGCAGGACCTCCGCGACCTCTTTGCCGGGACAGAAACTTTCCTCGCGCAGTTCCAGCTGGCCCGCCTCGATGCGGGAGACGTCCAGCACATCGTTGACCAGATCCAGCAGGTGGCTGGCGCTGGCGTGGATGTCCTCGACGTAGCCGCGGGCACGCTCGGGCAGTTCGCCGGCAAGCTGGTTGCGCAGCATGTCCGAGAAGCCCATGACCGCGTTCAGCGGCGTGCGCAGCTCGTGGCTCATGTTGGCGAGGAAGATGGACTTCGCCCGGTTGGCCCGTTCGGCCGCGTACTTGGCTTCCTGCAGTTCGCGCGTGCGCTCCAGCAGGTTCAGGTCGCGCTCCACGGCGTCGCGGAAGGGCACCATCAGATCCTGGAACGGCGTCGTGTAATCCGTGGCGCCGAAATCCATCACGCAGATCGTGCCGAAGGGCGAGCCGTCGGGACGGTACACGGGCAGGCCCAGATACGAGCGAAAGCCGTCGTCGTGGACCTCCGGATTGGTGTCCCAGAAGGGGTCGACGGGCGCGTCCTGAACGTAGAGCGGCGCCTGCCTGCGGATAACCGATTTGCAGAAGATGTTGGTCTCCGGCGGCACGATCGTGCCCCCCGGATAGGGGTTCGACTCCTGCCCGCTCGCCGCCGCGACCTGATAGCCCTGGGGCTGTTGTTCGACGACGAAGGCGGCCGGCGCCTCGTAAACGCGCGCCAGCACCGTCAGCATTTCCTGCCACTTCGCGACCGTGTCGCCGGTGTCCTGGCGGTCGCGAAAAAACGTCGTGGTGTCCTCGGCAGGCGTCGAGTCGCTCATCCGGGCACGCCCTTTTGCAGGCCGCACACACGGGCGGCCCCTCCACGGGCAGCACGCACCGTGCTGTCGCCAACCCGACCCGTATAGCCCCGACCACCTAAAA
This region of Limimonas halophila genomic DNA includes:
- a CDS encoding DUF169 domain-containing protein, with protein sequence MSLDPAQVSRELANSLRPAAAPIAIRFLADAPEGVPVFAEDDGGGPPVAAGCVFWMHAGQRTFATKPADHANCSVGSYTHGLVSLGEAAGQGDVAALVDAGWVAESDLAQVPAMAEKPGAIVYGPLAESPDVPDVVFLRLNAKGAMVLKDAWPQARTEGKPQCHIIPIAARHGEVAMSLGCMVSRVRTGMGNDEMTAAIPGHRLVEVVDALTRARAADEAVAAYAAQDMTATGTAPGNA
- a CDS encoding CUAEP/CCAEP-tail radical SAM (seleno)protein; translated protein: MRVCLISTYELGHQPFALASPARWLADEGADVTCTDLAVECLDEAALAEAGLIAIHLSMHTATRIAAAAVPKIRAINPDAHLCFYGLYAPVNDAYLRETLGGQSVLGGEVEGELVRLYRHLAHGEPWDGGDGVALIKHRFKVPRREGLPSLDNYATLDPGDGSQVTVGYTEASRGCKHLCRHCPVVPVYNGRFFIVSREVVLEDCRRQIADGARHITFGDPDFFNGPGHALKLVEAFHGEFPEVTYDATIKVEHLHQHADKLARLRATGCLFVTTAVESVNDEVLAKLDKGHTRADFIAAVRAADAAGLTLSPTFIPFHPWATPEGYLDLLQLLAELDLIENVAPIQLSIRLLIPQGSRILELDDIHRYLDGFDAEKLSYRWSAGDPRADALQAEVRDAVQQGEREGAGRRAVFQRIWELAHAACGRTAPPLPVSHHTGGVPAMSEPWYCCAEPTEEQLAQV
- a CDS encoding ATP-grasp domain-containing protein — its product is MNPVLLLIPTTSYRAEAFLEAARAEDVPVVVGSDRAPVLAQLTGGGLHVDLSDAEIAAEQIAAFHAGQPLAAIVGVDEGTAAVAARASQALGLPHNPPGAAAAASHKARFREALWAAGVPQPTYRVISPEETGAEAARRINHYPAVLKPVGLAGSRGVLKVEDSGDFAPALERVRAIAADTDPATGLNPSREVVAEAYLPGGEVALEGLLLNGTLHVLALFDKPEPMEGPTFEETIFTTPSRLPDETQAAVRRRTEEAVAALGLAEGPIHAELRLTPDEGPVPLEVAPRSIGGLCGRVLRFGTGLSLEALILRHALGRVPDPPAREAAPVGVMMLPVPEAGVFARMDGLDEARALDGVDEISVTVAPGTPVRPLPDGDRYLGFIFAHAPDPERVTDTLQRAAHMLKPVITAG
- a CDS encoding putative bifunctional diguanylate cyclase/phosphodiesterase, whose translation is MATSGWRSLSRQAADSALAAAFPRADPDHLHEAIGQYDHVTRLPNRVPFLDHLSAALDRMRADTRPRTLVLVTLSDAHHFNAVLRALGHAFSEDFIRAGTDRVAACLDGDTRIFHVSVLSLAFVVNRDAARAPQDVAQAIDRAFADPLVVQDIPIRSNVGVGLVNLAADVTSPAEALRAALTAAQDSRNRSDAFAYYDPHTDAAHQRAFRILTDLPKALEASDQLRLHYQPRLDLTSDSCGCAEALIRWHHPELGWVSPGEFMPLVETTALIQPLTAFVLETAIRQARAWHDAGHAMKVSVNVSPRNLAEPDFLERVQTLLDRHGVDPAMLEFEFTEGAVSPDNATTLANLRRVRELGIEVAIDDFGSGYSNMAYLTKIPADIVKIDKAFVLSLDSSEQDRFLTHKIADLARGLGFHVVGEGVESARAYAFLRDIGCREAQGFHLSKPLPPAELEAWLNG
- a CDS encoding sensor histidine kinase yields the protein MSDSTPAEDTTTFFRDRQDTGDTVAKWQEMLTVLARVYEAPAAFVVEQQPQGYQVAAASGQESNPYPGGTIVPPETNIFCKSVIRRQAPLYVQDAPVDPFWDTNPEVHDDGFRSYLGLPVYRPDGSPFGTICVMDFGATDYTTPFQDLMVPFRDAVERDLNLLERTRELQEAKYAAERANRAKSIFLANMSHELRTPLNAVMGFSDMLRNQLAGELPERARGYVEDIHASASHLLDLVNDVLDVSRIEAGQLELREESFCPGKEVAEVLRLTRQRAQARGVALKADTMPALRLYADRRAVRQILINLVANAISASPDGGIVRVTGVQTGDGGFTFTVADEGPGMSAAQQKRLFAPFQRDESVRLTRGRDEGAGLGLPISRRLAVLHRAEIEVDSEPGKGTEIRVAFPPNRVQTPEAASA